A genomic window from Verrucomicrobiia bacterium includes:
- a CDS encoding SPFH domain-containing protein, whose product MDFSVTEQAAQQQGTPVLYWIFLGIIVLAVIAALFSSFFTVEQQHVGIVERFGKFTRLANAGLNFKIPFIEGVASVQSLRIQQLTVEVETTSSDNVFIEIALAVQFMVLPERVKDAYYKLNDPEEQIKAYVSDAVRGKVPHLELSKALQSKTEIADAARAELNESMGPFGFEIVQTLVTDIIPDEEVMKAMNNIVAARRNREAATENGEAAKILQIKAAEAEAESKVLQGKGIAGQRREIVLGLKEAVVDFSNAVPGTSPHEVMALVTTTQYYDTMHAIGANSKNTVLMVPMSANGGTDIMQQILAANAAMAAEQSLKGEATPPQVLAPLSPTVVSVAAEPETVEDEDNDQ is encoded by the coding sequence TTGGATTTTTCAGTTACAGAACAAGCAGCACAACAGCAAGGTACCCCGGTTTTATACTGGATCTTCCTTGGAATTATCGTCCTGGCGGTGATCGCCGCGCTCTTTAGCTCCTTCTTCACGGTGGAGCAACAGCATGTCGGCATCGTCGAGCGGTTCGGCAAGTTCACCCGCTTGGCGAATGCTGGCCTGAACTTCAAGATCCCCTTCATCGAGGGTGTCGCAAGCGTCCAAAGCCTGCGCATCCAACAGCTCACCGTCGAGGTGGAGACGACGTCTTCGGACAATGTCTTCATCGAGATCGCACTGGCCGTTCAGTTCATGGTCCTCCCGGAAAGGGTCAAGGACGCGTACTACAAGCTGAACGACCCGGAAGAGCAGATCAAGGCCTACGTTTCCGATGCTGTGCGTGGCAAAGTTCCTCACCTGGAACTAAGCAAGGCGCTCCAGTCAAAGACTGAGATCGCCGATGCAGCTCGCGCAGAGCTCAACGAAAGCATGGGGCCTTTCGGCTTCGAAATCGTGCAAACCCTCGTCACGGACATCATCCCTGACGAAGAGGTCATGAAGGCAATGAATAACATCGTTGCCGCACGACGGAACCGAGAAGCTGCTACGGAAAACGGTGAAGCTGCCAAGATCCTACAGATCAAAGCAGCGGAAGCGGAAGCCGAGAGTAAGGTCCTTCAAGGTAAAGGCATCGCAGGACAGCGCAGGGAAATCGTACTTGGCCTCAAAGAGGCTGTGGTCGACTTCTCGAACGCCGTCCCCGGTACAAGCCCGCACGAGGTCATGGCGCTGGTGACAACCACCCAGTACTACGACACCATGCACGCGATCGGCGCCAACTCCAAGAACACTGTTCTCATGGTCCCCATGTCCGCCAATGGCGGCACGGATATCATGCAGCAGATCCTGGCCGCCAACGCTGCCATGGCTGCGGAGCAGTCACTAAAGGGCGAAGCCACACCGCCCCAGGTTTTGGCCCCCCTCTCGCCCACCGTGGTGAGCGTCGCGGCTGAACCCGAAACAGTGGAAGACGAAGATAACGATCAGTAA
- a CDS encoding inositol monophosphatase family protein encodes MNNTSVFPGMLMNEHAAGIVMKELVRRAIFTIRKEMWTFEATEKASLTDQQDFVTTADKAAQQVYTKLLKECFPTFGIVAEEDDLKVACQVPGENTFFTVDPLDGTKAYIRRQSHAIGTMLSLVRNGKVIAAYVGDVMTQEIYGFRPGSDSVRRISEFNDSERLVIPSRSLSEVVVSLRDEPSAFSERMQKLAKGTKYGGIFKHMEVSGGSIGIDAARLWKGEIGALVRMGRPQTPWDYCPMIGISHAMGFQEVVLTEDGFQVLDPLFIEDTQERKYETILIHKEHVPALIGR; translated from the coding sequence TTGAACAATACGTCAGTATTCCCCGGCATGCTCATGAACGAGCACGCCGCAGGCATCGTCATGAAGGAGTTGGTACGGCGTGCCATCTTTACCATCCGCAAGGAAATGTGGACATTTGAGGCCACCGAGAAGGCCAGCCTCACTGACCAGCAGGATTTTGTCACCACGGCCGACAAGGCCGCGCAACAGGTCTACACCAAACTCCTCAAGGAGTGCTTCCCCACTTTTGGCATCGTGGCCGAGGAAGACGACTTGAAGGTGGCCTGCCAAGTGCCTGGTGAGAACACCTTTTTCACCGTTGACCCCTTGGATGGCACCAAGGCCTACATCCGGCGACAGTCCCATGCCATTGGCACGATGCTGTCACTCGTCCGCAATGGCAAAGTCATTGCCGCTTATGTGGGCGATGTCATGACTCAGGAAATCTACGGCTTCAGGCCGGGATCCGATTCCGTACGGCGCATCAGTGAGTTTAACGACTCGGAACGGCTCGTCATACCATCGCGATCACTCAGCGAGGTCGTGGTTTCCCTCCGCGACGAGCCTTCGGCTTTCTCTGAGCGGATGCAGAAGCTGGCAAAGGGCACAAAGTACGGAGGCATCTTCAAGCACATGGAAGTCTCCGGCGGAAGCATCGGCATTGATGCGGCGCGGCTTTGGAAAGGCGAGATTGGCGCGCTGGTCCGCATGGGCCGGCCTCAAACCCCATGGGATTACTGCCCAATGATAGGCATCTCCCACGCTATGGGCTTTCAGGAGGTTGTTCTCACCGAAGACGGCTTCCAAGTCCTGGATCCCCTCTTTATTGAGGATACTCAGGAGAGGAAGTACGAGACGATCCTCATTCACAAGGAGCATGTTCCCGCACTGATCGGCAGGTAG